CAGCAGACGGTCGTCATCAAATACGGCGGTCATGCCATGGTGGCCGAAGAGCTCAAAGAGAGCTTCGCGCAGGATATCGTCCTCATGAAATATATCGGCATCCATCCCGTGGTGGTTCACGGCGGGGGGCCTCAAATCGGCCGCATGCTTGAAAGAATAGGCATACAGAGCGACTTTTGTGCGGGAATGCGAGTCACGGACGCCGATACGATGGATATCGTGGAGATGGTCCTGGCAGGCAAAATCAACAAGGAAATCGTCTCCCTGGTAAATCGCCACGGGGGACAGGCCATCGGGCTCAGCGGAAAGGATGGGAAACTCATCGAAGCTCGCAAACATCACGTGTTCCGCTATCAAGGGGACGATCGCCCTCCGGAAATCATAGATATAGGACTCGTGGGAGAAGTGCAGCGCATAAACGTCGAAATCCTCGAGGTTCTCGAGAAAAGCAACATCATCCCCATTATCGCCCCAGTGGGAATGGGTGAAAACGGAGAGACCTACAATATCAACGCAGACCTGGTGGCCGGTCACATTGCCGGCGCATTGAAAGCAAAAAAGCTGATCCTTATGACCGATGTGGCCGGAGTCCTCAATAAAGAGGGAGAGCTCATCTCCAGCATGACCGTGGCCGAAGCTGCCGATGCACTCCAGGACGAGACCCTGCGTGGGGGCATGATCCCCAAGGTTCAGTGTTCCATCGACGCCGTGCAGGCGGGAACGAAAAAAGTCCATATCGTGGATGGGCGTATTCCCCATGCGGTTCTTCTCGAAATGTTCACGGACGCCGGCATCGGAACTGAAATTTTCAAGAAACGCCCGAAATCCAAAAAAGAGTGAACCCGACGGGCAAAGGCATCCCCTGCCGTTCCTCTCCTATTCGAAAGAACAAGAGAGATAGAAACGGTTTTTCACAAGGGGCGGCGGACTTCTGCCGGGATATGCAAGGTATTTTAGAAAAAAGAAGGCAAT
This region of Desulforhabdus amnigena genomic DNA includes:
- the argB gene encoding acetylglutamate kinase, with translation MIEKANILIEALPYIRRFYQQTVVIKYGGHAMVAEELKESFAQDIVLMKYIGIHPVVVHGGGPQIGRMLERIGIQSDFCAGMRVTDADTMDIVEMVLAGKINKEIVSLVNRHGGQAIGLSGKDGKLIEARKHHVFRYQGDDRPPEIIDIGLVGEVQRINVEILEVLEKSNIIPIIAPVGMGENGETYNINADLVAGHIAGALKAKKLILMTDVAGVLNKEGELISSMTVAEAADALQDETLRGGMIPKVQCSIDAVQAGTKKVHIVDGRIPHAVLLEMFTDAGIGTEIFKKRPKSKKE